The stretch of DNA TTCTAAATTTTTTAAGCCACTAATGCACGAGTTTTTTGTGCCTTAGAAGCACACCATTTTAAGAAATATTGTATCCTTGTGATTAACCAAAAGATTCATCAAAAATTTCAGTAATTTTAAAATCTGAAATTTTAACCCCATGAAACTTAAATATTTTCTATTATTTCTGAGTTCTTCTCTATTTTTTTCTCAACAATCTTTTCAGACCCCTTTTGAAAAAGGAAATGGTAATCAAACGGTTACATATGCAGAAATGAATTCGTACTATCAGGATCTGGCAAAGAATTTTAACACGATTCAATACCTTAAAAAAGGAGAAGACGATAATGGGAAACCCATTTATGTAGTTATTTACAATCCCTTTCCGGAAAAAGATCCTGCAAAGCTTAGAGAGAATAAGGCTATTTTGTTGATTAACAATGGGATTCATCCCGGTGAACCCGATGGGATTGATGCCACCATGATGCTGATGCGTGATCTCGCTACTAAAAAAATAAAGACCCCTGAAAACTTTATCATCGCAGCCATTGCAGCTTATAATGTGAGCGGAATGCTCAATCGCGGCTCTTACTCAAGGGCTAATCAAAATGGTCCGGAACAATATGGATTCAGAGGGAATGCAAGAAATTATGACTTAAACAGAGACTTCATAAAAGCAGACTCTAAAAATGCAAGAAGCTTCCAAGAAATCTATCAGTGGTTGAAACCTGATGTTTTTATTGATAACCATGTGAGTAATGGGGCAGACTATCAATATACATTTACTTATATTTGCACATTCAAAGAGCGATTGGGGAAGACACTGGGGGAATATTTTTATAATGATTATCAGGCTAAAAACCTTGATGATTTAAAAAAGTTGGGTTATGAAAGTACACCTTATGTTAATATTCATGGAGATATTCCGGACATAGGTTTTGCCGCTTTTGAAGACTCTCCAAGATATTCCACCGGCTACACCTCTTTATTTAATTCTTTGGGAACGGTTCCTGAAACCCATATGCTGAAGCCGTATGATAAAAGGGTGGATGCTACCTACAAATACATGTTGGTCAACCTTCAAAACCTGGATAAAGACTACAAAAGGATAAAAGAACTTCGTCGTGAAAATCTCAAACAGTACCAGTCTGGGAAGGCCTATGGAATACGATGGAAAATAGATTCTACAAAATTTTCTACCATGAATTTCAAAGGATATGAAGGGAAATACAAGCCAAGTGAAATTTCAGGTAAACCAAGGCTGTACTATGACAGAAGCAAACCATTCACAAAGAACATCAGATTATTTACAACAGCTGTCCCTACAGGATATATTACCATCCCAAAATACTATGTAATTCCGCAAGCACAATACCGCGTCATTGAAGAATTTAAAAGAAACGGAATTCTGATGAAGCCCCTTCAAAAAGATAGTACGATAGCCGTAGAGTCCTATAAGATAAAAGATTTTAAAACGGTTAAAAACCCCTATGAAGGCCATTATCTGCATTACGAAACTACAGTAGATAAATCGAACGGGAAGAACTTATTTTTAGCAGGGGATTATATCGTTCCAACCCAGCAAGATGGAGTTAAGTACATTATTGAAACATTGGAACCTGAAGCCTTAGATTCTTTTTTCAATTGGAATTTCTTTGATGGTATTCTTGCACAAAAAGAATATTTTTCTGCCTATATCTTTGAAGATACTGCTGCAGAGCTGCTAAAAAAAGATGCAGCTTTGAAGGCGGCTTTTGATGCGAAGAAATCTTCTGATAAAACGTTTGCAGAAGATGGAGTAGCCCAATTGGATTGGGTATATAAACATTCTCCTTACTTTGAAGAGAAAACATTCAGACAATATCCTGTGTATAGGATTCCATAAAGACAAAAAAAGGGCGTTTCAAGCTGAAACGCCCATTATATTTTATTGTTAGGATCTCGGTAAGCCTCTTTTCAAAGCATAGTTAGCTCTTTCAACGGCCTTCTTCTCTTTCCAATCCATGTATCTTTTTTTGAAATTTGACTTCATAATATCATCAAATTTGCGTTGTACCGTAAGGTTCCATAGCGAATGTGCTTTTACAGCCCATGATTTATCCCAGGCTCTCAAAGAAATAGAGAAACTTCCATCCAGATATTTCATCCAGTGCCACCATCCGGTAGGCATAAATAGAGTATCTCCATGTTCAAGGAAACCTTCTATTCCTTCTACGCCGTCCAGCGCAGGAAACTTCGTGAAATCAGGATTTTCGATATCATAATCTTCCAGAGCATACGTTGCATAAGGAATTTGATATAATCTTTCTTTCCATTTATAATCAAAAAGCATAACATGCTTTCTTCCATTAAAGTGAGTGTGGAAGATATGAGCCATATCAATATCGAAATGAAGGAAAGTTACAGAGCCCTTTCCACCAAAGAACATATTCGGATATTTATCCAGAAAACCTCCCATTAATTCTTTCGGGGAAATATAATCTTCCAGTAATTTTGGAGCAAATTTGATTGGATCAAAAAGGAATATTCGAAGGTCTGTAGGCTCTTTTTGGATCAGATCTATATAATCTCCGAATTTCATTTTGGCAGCAGACGCGTTGATGGGAGCAGACGGGTCAGCTTTTGAGCTATCATATAAGGGGACTTCTACATCACCAACCACTTCCTTCATGTACTCCATTGTCCATTTTTGATAAGCCGGCCACTTTTTTGCCATATTTTTGATGACAACGGGTCTTCTCGGCTTTAGATATTTTTCGTAGAATTCTTCTTTAGAAATATCGTCTACAACATCTATAGGCTTTAAAATAATTCCCATTCTATAAATTTTATGTTACAAAATTATTAAATTAAATAGATATAACATGGTGTTTAAGTTTTTTTTAATCTATGATTCAAATCATTATCTTCAATACTTAGACTAAATAAAAATAATAAAAAACACTAGAATTATCCACTATTGCAGGCAAATAGGGATAAAAAATAAACACAACAAAAATTATATTCAACAGGTATATCCAATGTTAATCAAATATAATTATTGATATATAATTTTTGTTGTGAATTTACAAATAAATGTAATTTTTCAGAAAAAAAATACAGCTTTAGAAATGCGTGTTTTTATTTTGGTAACCCTCTTTTTAAGGCTCCTTCTGCTCTTTTTACGGCTACCTCTTCTTTCCAGTCCATATATCTTTTCTTAAAATTGACTTTCATAATATCGTCAAATTTACGTTGTACCGTAAGGTTCCAGATCGAATGAGCTTTTACAGCCCATGATTTATCCCATGCTCTCAATGAAAGGGAGAAGCTGCCATCCAGGTATTTCATCCAGTGCCACCAACCGGTAGGCATGAACAAGGTGTCTCCATGCTCCAGAAAACATTCAATTCCTTCAATACCATCCAAGGCAGGGAACTTTGTAAAATCGGGATTAGAAATGTCATAATCTTCCAATGCGTAAGTGGTATAAGGAATTTTATACAACCTTTCTTTCCATCTGTTCTCAAAAAGGATCACATGTTTCCTTCCGTTGAAATGGGTATGAAAGATATGAGGTAAATCTATATCATAATGTAAAAAAGTTACCGAACCTGTACCACCAAAGAACATAGAAGGATATTTATCCAGAAAGCCTCCCATAAGCTCTTTGGGAGAAATGTAATCTTCCAACAGCTTGTTAGCAAATTTGATTGGATCAAAAAAGAAAATTCTCAGATCTGTCGGCTCCCTTTGAATCAGGTCGATATAATCCCCAAACTTCATTTTTGTCGTAGGTGTATTGATAGGAGCTGAAGGGTCGGCTTTTGAACTGTCATATAAGGGAACTTCAACATCGCCTACCGTTTCCTTTATATAATCCATTGTCCATTTTTGATAGGCGGGCCATTTTTTCGCCATATTTTTGATGACGACCGGCTTTCTCGGCTTTAGATATTTTTCGTAAAACTCATCTTTGCTTATGTCGTCTACAATATCAATAGGCTTTAAAATAATTCCCATTTTATAAATTTTATGTTACAAAACTATTAAATAAATATTGATAATAAATAATTTAAGATTTTTTTAACCTATGAGCTTCGTCACGTTTTTATTTAGTCAAAATAAAGAAAACAATCAGTAAGCAATTAGAGACTGACTACTAAATAATCATGTAGTGTATTTTTTGAAAAAAAATATCACTAGAAACATAGTGAAAATGGGTGATTTAACTTATTCCTGTAAAATGTATCTTTATAAAGGTGTAACAAAAAATGCAGTATCTTAACTAATTAACCAAATAATAAACTATGAAAAAGAATCTTTCTTTATTTCTGATGATTTTTCTTTCCGTGCTTTCCTATGCACAGAAATCGGTTACGGGAAAAATCACAGATGAAGATGGTGTTCCGATTCCAAGTGCGAGCGTAACGATTGAAGAGCCGGGAAAAGATGCGATTTTAGCCTATGGAATTACCAATTCAAAAGGAGAGTATAAAGTGACTTTTACTTCAGCAGAACCCAATGTGGATTTAAAAGTAAAGGCATTCAATCAAAAACCACTGACCAAACAAATAAGCAACAGCGATCAGACGCTGAGCTTTAAAATGCAATCTGAAGCAACGGAAATTAAAGAAGTTCAGTTGAAGACCAAAATGATCACAGCAAGAGGAGACACGATTGCCTATGATCTGAAAGCTTTTGACAGCAAAAGTGACAGGACCCTTGCTGATGTAATGAAAAAGATTCCGGGTATTGAGGTCAATACCGATGGAACGATTCTATACCAGGGAAATGCCATTAACAAGTTTTACGTTAATGGAAAAGATTTAATGGAAGGAGGATATGGGACTATCAACAACTCTCTTCCGAAAGATGTGGTTCAAAAAGTGGAAGTTCTTGAAAACCACCAGCCGGTAAAAATTCTCCAAGATAAAGTGCCTTCAGATCAGGCAGCGATTAATATTAAATTGAAAAATTCGGTTACCATGACCGGTAGAGGAGAAGTAGGAACCGGGTTTGGAGATCCATGGTTGTGGAATGTGAAATTAACCCCAATGTTTTTTGGACAGAAAAGCCAATGGGTAGTTAATTATAAGACCAATAATATTGGCGAGCAGGTAGAAAATGAAGGGAATATATTAGCCTTCGGGAACAGGTTTGAAGGAAGAAGAATCAATGCTTCTCAAAATGACTGGCTGAATGTAGAAAATGCAAGTACTCCAAGCTTACCTGTCAAAAGATATTTAATGAATAATGTTCATTATTTATCGGCTAACTACCTGACTAATATCGATAAGAAGAAAGAATGGGAGCTTAAAGCTAATGCCAATTACACAAACAACGCAGTAGAAAGGGAATCCTATAGCCAGACCGATTATTTTGGTGTTGGCTCTAATGTGACTAATATTCTTAATAATTTCTATACAGACAAAGCAAAAGGAGAGCTGATTTTTACAAAAAATGCTAAAAAAGGGTTCTTTAAAAATACCACAAGCTTTTCTCAATACTGGAATGCAGATAGAGGAATTGTCGATAGAACAGATGTTGAGGATGGAAAACAAAGACATGCAGATGAAGCGATTGAAGCTCCAATCACCTCATTCCAAAACTCATTGAGTACCATTATTCCATGGAAGGAAAAAATGGTTAACCTTTTATCATTTCTGAGTTATCAGACGGACAGACAAACCCTGGAGGTTTCTCCATCATCTTATTTGAATATCCCGGGATTTGTTCCCACTTCTACAGATTTTGTAAGACAGAGTTTACGGCTTAAAACTTTAGAAGCCAATCACTCAGCTAATATTGGATTTTCTACCAAAGGATGGACATTTACTCCGGAAGTTGGATTTAATTTTAAATCAACAACACTGGTTTCGGATTTGTCTAACATCATAACAAACCCTGCTTCTGACCTTACTACTTATAACAATGATTTGAAGTATACAACGGCAACCCCTTACGGAAGTTTAGGCATCAATTATAAAAGTGATTCCTGGATGCTTTATGCTAACTTCCCGGTAAATTCTAACAATATTAAAGCTGAAGACTCGCTTAGAAATGTTTCAAAAACGGTAAATAAAGTTACTTTTGAGCCAAATGTTTTTGCACAATATACCTTTGCATCTTTCTGGAAAGCGTCGGTAAATGCTAATATCAATAACAACTTTGGGGAGATCAATACAGCTTATTCAGGATTTCTAATGACATCGCCAAGCGCAATTAATGCTATGGATAGAGACAATCCGATTCCACAGAATAATAATAAATCTGCAGGAACAAGAATCGAGTATAGAAACCCATTGAATAATTTATTCTTCAATATCAATTACCGATATTCTGATGCTAAAAGAAATTTAATTTCGAATCCAACGATCAATGGAGCAGGATATACCATAATGGAATATATAGAGCGGGATAATCACATCCTAAATAATGGATACAGTGCAGAAGTGGGAAAATATTTCCCTAAGTTTAAAACGAATGCCTCCCTTAGCTACAGTAATAATACCGTGAAATCTGATGCATTCCTGAATGATGCTTCTTTTAGAAATAAGAACAACAGCCAGTCTTATGGAATTAAATTCAATAATACCTATTTCAGTTGGATGAGTATAGATTATAATGCGAGTATTTCCAGAACAAAACAAACGAGTGTCGGAGAACTGAACTCGAATGCTACCAGAACAGGGTTTACCCATAATCTTGGTCTTTTCTTCTATCCTGTTGAAGACCATACGATTGGTTTTAATTGGGATCAGGTGAATACAAATGCGGCAAACCAAAAATACCATAATGGTTTCTATGATGTTTCCTATCAGTTTACCTGGGCAAAAAAGAAAATCGATTTTGAGCTTAAATGGATGAATATCGCGAATAAGAAGGTTTTTGAAACCTATGATATCAATACGACCAACATTGCATACACGAGATACCAACTTCGTCCAAGCCAAGTCATGTTTACTGTAAAATTCAACTTTAAATAATAATGAAAAACCAATCTCAACGAGATTGGTTTTTCATTTTGAAGAAGTATATTGTTTAAAAACCTTGGCTGTCTGCAGAAGGACCGTAGCTTCCCGGAAGTGGGATGTCATTAAGTCTGTAATATACGCCTAGCTGTGCTCTGTGATGAGTAATTTGATTTAATGCATGACGGATAGCTCCATATTTACTCCAACTTGCCAGTTCATGACCATCATTCTTAATAGTCCAGCTCGGATTTAAGTCATCTTCCTTCACGTTTTCCAATGCTTTTTTCCCTGCTTCATAATCTTGATCAAGCTTTTTTAGAAGGTCCTCTTTTGTTGAAAGAACTGTAGGCTGATATCCTCCTTTTGCGAAATCAAGTTCAGAAGTATTTAAAATGGTATTCGGCCATTCGAAAACTTCGACAAGATGGGTCGCGAGAGGCATCATTTTCATGCTCTTTTCATGCGGGGCATAATCATTTTTCCCTTCAGGAAAGCGTTCTACAAATTTTCTGGTGGTCTGATACTCATTTTCCAGCTCAGATTTTAATTGTGATAAAGTGTCCATACTATTTTGTTTTTTTAGGTTCTTTAAAGGTAAAACTTTTAAGGATAAAAATATGATAAGGAATTCATAATATTTTGAAAACTAGCTTACAGAGATCCGGACTTTTTAAATTATATGGTTAAAGGCCAGAAATCCTGATCCTGACCGTATTTTTAGTCATTTAGAATAAAAAACTAAGAAAATGATGTAACAAATTTTAAAAAGTGTTTACTAATTAGTAAACATTACTACAATGAAAAAGCTTTTTTCAATATTTTTAATGGGTCTTTTTGCTTTCGCGAATGCTCAGGAATCAAAGGAAACGGCGAATCGCTTTTTTTATGAACTTACATTCAAGCCTAAAAAAGATTCTGCTAAAATAGATAAGGTTATTACGATATTGGATATTACGGATAAAAACAGGTCTATTTATCAGGATTATACGATTATCGCCCAGGATTCTATATTAAAGGTAGAGATTGAAGCGATGCAAAAGGCAGGAATGATGAAAGATCTTTCAAAATCTATTAAAAAACCGAAAATTTCTGCAAGAATTTACAAGCTTTATCCAAGTATGAAAATTGAATATGTTGATAAGATTGCGAATGGCTTTACTCCTGCTAATATCGGATATGATGAAAACTTAAAGTTTAATTGGAAAATACAAAATGAAAAACAAAAAATAGGCGAATATAATACTCAGAAAGCAACTACTGACTTTGGAGGAAAACAATGGACCGCTTGGTTTAGTTCAGATCTGCCTTTTCAGGATGGACCATATAAATTCTATGGTCTTCCTGGTCTCATTGTTAAGATAGAGGATGCAGGAAAAAATTATTCTTGGGTTTTACAAGGAAATAAAAAAATAAAGGACTATACAGAATACTCTTATCTTGAAAATTTAATGCAAGCTAAAGGAGGAAAAGTAAATATTCTGTCTCGAGAAAAGTTTGAAAAAACATTTAATGACTTTAAAAAAGATCCTTTTGCATCTGTAAGACCAATGATGACGCAGGAAATGATGTCTAAATCAATCCCGGGAATGGATGGTACATTAGGAGACATGATGAAGAAACAGGAAAAGCAGTATAAAGATTTTTATAATACAAATGACAACCCTATTGAGCCTGATTATGAGAAATTAAGTGTGGGAAATCTTGAAAAAGTAAGAAGAGAAAAAGATTAAAAAATACTCATATCAACTAAATTATATCTATGACAACCCAAATGCAGAATGTGTTTGGGTCGTCTTTTTATTTCAATATTGTATATAACAAAGGGATGATTAATGAAGTTAATATTTACAGAACAAGTTAAAATTAAAAAAGGAAAATATTTTATTAGAATGGAGGCTCGAAAATATAATATTTAACACAGAACTCAGATTATTTAATAAAACTGTTTGCTATAGTTGGAATTTTATACAATTTTTGATATTTTTATCAAATAACAAACCAAATATTATTTTATGAAAAAATTTATTTTTACAATTTTATTGACTTCATCAACAGTATTGTTTGCAAGAAGTGAAGAACCAAAAATAAAAATTGATTTTCCTAAAGGGAAAACAGTTTTAGTTGCAAAAAAGAATTTTAATGGGGAGAAAATTGAAAAGGTGATAAACCAAGAAGAAAAGAAAGCTATGAATTTAGAAGGATGTATAGCTATTGCGTCTTATGTTGGGAGTTATGATCCAGCATTAGGAGCGGCAATGATGGGAGATTGTGCACATCAATATAATCCATAAAAAAATCAATTTATTAAAAATAAACCCAAGTGTATTAATGCATTTGGGTTTATTTTTTTCAAAATTAATGTTATTTAGATTAAATTTAAATAACGTATATTTGCAAGGACAAAAATTTGGCTTTGAAAGAGAAGGATTTACATAAATTAAGCAGCTTTCCCAAGAATAAAATGGGGAAGATATTGGGTTATGATAACGATCATCTAAAAATGCCCAACAAAATCATCGAAATGGGTCTTTTACCGGAAACCATTTTCAGAATTTTGTATCAGGCTCCGTTTAACGGACCTATGTATGTGGAGTTTGGAGATGAAAAAAGCCGTATAGCTCTTAGAGAGGAAGAAGGAGATTATATCATTGTAGAAGATTTGGATTGATGCAGTTAAATAAGAAAAAACAGGTCCTTTTAGTAGGAAACCCGAATGTGGGGAAGTCCACGGTTTTTAATACACTCTGCAATAAAAAGCAGAAAACGGGAAACTATGCAGGGGTTACGGTAGAAAGTTATTCAGGGAACTATACCTATAGAGATGAACAGGTAGAGGTCGTAGACTTACCAGGTTCTTACAGTGTTTATCCAAGTTCTGAGGATGAAGCTATTTTTTCCAAATTTCTGATTGATGAGCAGAAGAATTATACGGGTGTCATCTATATTCTGGAAGCATTAAGCTTAAAAAGAGGACTTTTATTATTCCAGCAGATTCAGGATTTAGGAGTGCCGTTGATTTTGGTTGTTAACCAGATTGACCAGGCAGAAAGAAGAGGAATTAGTATTGATATGCAGCGTTTTTCTGAAGCACTGAATATTAAAATTATTCAGACCAATGCCAAAGAACAGATCGGAATAGATGAAATAAGAGAAGCTGTTTTTAATAATGACTTTCTGAAAACTGAGAAAATATCTTTCGAAACGCCTAACGAGCATAAAGACTTTCTTAAAAAAATTGCGGCTCATAAGGGTATCGACAATGAATATAAAGCATGGATGACAATATCATCCGGCATTGAAACAGGGAGAATAGAATCGGTACATGATCTGTTAAGTAACTCCGAGGCTAAAAGCTTGGTCCCGAAAAGATTACAGGTTCAGGAAACGGTGAGGAGATATCAGAATGTGGATAAGATCCTGGCTAATGTTATTTCTAAAAAACCTCAGTTTAAGGAATTACTGACTGAAAAACTGGATAAAATTCTGGTTCATAAATTCTGGGGATATGTGGTGTTCTTATTGATCCTTCTGCTGATCTTCCAGAGTGTTTTCTTTTTTGCAGAATATCCGAAGGGCTGGATTGAGGACTTTTTCGCTTGGTTATCGTCATTCACAAAAGACAACCTTCCGGAAGGGCCATTGAATTCTCTGGTTTCTAATGGAATTATTCCAGGGTTAGGAGGAATTATGGTGTTTGCTCCACAAATCGGAATTTTATTATACTTCCTGTACCTGTTGGAAGACTCAGGGTATATGGCAAGGGTTATTTTTCTCATGGACCGTTTTTTACGTCCGTTCGGACTTAATGGAAAAAGTATTGTTCCATTGGTTTCGGGCACTGCCTGTGCTATTCCGGCAGTCATTTCGACCAGAAATATTGAGAACGTAAAAGAAAGATTGCTGACCATTCTGGTGACGCCTTTTATGACTTGCTCTGCCAGACTTCCTGTTTATAGTATTATCATTGGGCTCGTTATTTCAGATCGTAGCTTTCTGGGGATAAAGTATAAAGCTTTGGTATTAATGGGAATGTACTTGTTAGGTTTCCTGGTGGCTTTATTTTCAGCAGCAATTCTTAAAAGATTTATTAAAAATGAAGGAAAAACCTATTTGGTGATGGATTTGCCGACTTATAAAAAACCGCTTTTCGGATATGATTTCAAAATGGTTTTGGGTAAAGTCTGGGATTTCATTACCGGAGCAGGTAAAATTATATTTATTGTCAGTATTATTATCTGGTTCCTGAGTTATTTCGGACCCCAACAAAAACCGAATGAGATGGTAGCTACGGATGTAAAGCTGGAGCAGTCTTATCTTGCGAAAATGGGGAAGGCGATAGAACCTGCCATTGCACCGCTGGGATACGATTGGAAAATGGGTGTTGGTATTATCACCAGTTTTGTAGCCAGAGAGGTTTTCGTGGGAACCATGTCCACTTTATACAGTTTGGATGATGATGCTCCGGAAATGAAAGTTATTGATAAAATGAGAAACGATGTAAAGCCCAATGGAGAAAAAGTGTTTAATTTTGCAACAGGAATATCCATACTTATGTTTTATGCATTTGCAATGCAGTGTGTTTCTACACTTGCAGTAGTCTACAGAGAAACCAAAAGCTGGAAATGGACCGGCTTTCAGGTAGTCATGATGACTGGTTTGGCATACTTTGTGTCGCTGTTTGTTTATCAAATCTTAAAATAATGAACGCTTCATTAATTTTTCAATACATCATCGTAATACTCATCGTGGGGTTTGCCTGTTACTCTTTATTTAAAGTAATCAGGAACAATTTTGCGCCTAAAAAATTCAGTTCCAAAAGTACGGGCTGTGATAAAGATTGCGGTTGTTCATAATAAATAATGTTTCTGTGGAAAACTAAACTCTTTTAGAACCGGTTTAAATTTCTAAAATTAAATCTTTGTATCGTTGATTAGCTTTCTAAATATTGAGAATGCCAGATAATTCTTCACATAAAAATATTTGAATATCACGAAACAGCCTTATTCGTGGGTAAAAATTATGGCTACGAATACACGAATCTTTTCCCTTTACGTGGTAAAAAATGTAGAATCTGAGAAAAACAAAAAAGAAATTCTTTATTATTTTTTTATTTATTTTTGTGAAAATCAAACACAAATCATATGAAGAAAGAATTGATAGAGGAACTTTTTATAAAATTCGAAAATGCTTCACATTTATACAATGATATTGAATGCTGGAGTGCCAGAGATTTACAAGAAATTTTAAATTATACTAAGTGGGATAACTTTTTAAAAGTTATTGAAAAAGCAAAGAAGGCATGTGAGAATGTTGAAGAAGAGGTTCAAAACCATTTTGCCGATATCAGGAAAATGGTCTTAATTGGGAGTGGTTCTGAAAGAGAAATTTCAGATATTGCACTAACAAGATATGGTTGTTACCTTGTTGCTCAAAATGGAGATGCCTCAAAGACTGAAATTGCTTTTGCACAAACTTACTTTGCTGTTCAGACAAGAAAACAAGAAATTATTGAAAAAAGGCTTTTAGACGTCGCAAGAGTAACGGCAAGAGAAAAACTATCTAAGACGGAGAAAAAGCTTTCTGGAATTATTTATGAAAGAGGAGTCGATGAGAAAAGTTTTTCATTGATTCGTTCAAAAGGAGACCAAGCATTGTTCGGCGGATTTTCTACAAATGACATGAAGAAAAGAATTGGGGTTCCACAAAATAGGCCTCTGGCTGATTTTCTTCCTACATTGACAATCAAGGCGAAAGATTTTGCAACTGAATTGACTAGCCATAATGTTGTTGAAAAAGATTTAAATGGAGATGTCCAGATTAGCAATGAGCATATTGAGAATAATTTAGCAGTAAGAAAGATGCTAGGTGAAAGAGGGGTCAAGCCTGAAAACCTTCCTGCGCTTGAAGATGTCAAAAAAGTTCAGAGACAATTGGAAAGTGATGAAAAGAAAATTTTAAAGGAAACAAAAAAAAAGAAAAAATAAGAATGTCATTAATAAAAAGTATTTCAGGAATCCGAGGAACGATTGGCGGAAAAGTAAATGATAACTTAACACCGCTGGATGTGGTTAAATTTGCTTCGGCATTTGGAACCTGGCTTCAAAACAATAAAAACAAAAAGGATTTAACGCTTGTTATCGGAAGAGACGCCAGAATTTCTGGTGAAATGGTTTCTTCTTTGGTAACCGCTACATTACAAGGTTTAGGAATCAATGTAGTAGATTTAGGGCTTTCTACCACGCCTACTGTTGAGGTTATGGTTCCTGAATTGAACGCTGACGGAGGAATTATCCTTACGGCTTCTCATAACCCTAAGCAATGGAATGCCCTTAAGCTATTGAATGAGAAAGGGGAATTCATCAGCGGTGAGAATGGCACTGAAATGTTGAAAATCGCTGAGAATGAAGATTTCAATTATGCGGAGGTGGATGACTTAGGAAAATATGACACGAGAGATGATGCTTTTGATATTCATATTCAAAAGATCCTTGACTTACCGAT from Chryseobacterium piperi encodes:
- the feoB gene encoding ferrous iron transport protein B; this translates as MQLNKKKQVLLVGNPNVGKSTVFNTLCNKKQKTGNYAGVTVESYSGNYTYRDEQVEVVDLPGSYSVYPSSEDEAIFSKFLIDEQKNYTGVIYILEALSLKRGLLLFQQIQDLGVPLILVVNQIDQAERRGISIDMQRFSEALNIKIIQTNAKEQIGIDEIREAVFNNDFLKTEKISFETPNEHKDFLKKIAAHKGIDNEYKAWMTISSGIETGRIESVHDLLSNSEAKSLVPKRLQVQETVRRYQNVDKILANVISKKPQFKELLTEKLDKILVHKFWGYVVFLLILLLIFQSVFFFAEYPKGWIEDFFAWLSSFTKDNLPEGPLNSLVSNGIIPGLGGIMVFAPQIGILLYFLYLLEDSGYMARVIFLMDRFLRPFGLNGKSIVPLVSGTACAIPAVISTRNIENVKERLLTILVTPFMTCSARLPVYSIIIGLVISDRSFLGIKYKALVLMGMYLLGFLVALFSAAILKRFIKNEGKTYLVMDLPTYKKPLFGYDFKMVLGKVWDFITGAGKIIFIVSIIIWFLSYFGPQQKPNEMVATDVKLEQSYLAKMGKAIEPAIAPLGYDWKMGVGIITSFVAREVFVGTMSTLYSLDDDAPEMKVIDKMRNDVKPNGEKVFNFATGISILMFYAFAMQCVSTLAVVYRETKSWKWTGFQVVMMTGLAYFVSLFVYQILK
- a CDS encoding FeoA family protein, with the protein product MGKILGYDNDHLKMPNKIIEMGLLPETIFRILYQAPFNGPMYVEFGDEKSRIALREEEGDYIIVEDLD
- the dinD gene encoding DNA damage-inducible protein D, which gives rise to MKKELIEELFIKFENASHLYNDIECWSARDLQEILNYTKWDNFLKVIEKAKKACENVEEEVQNHFADIRKMVLIGSGSEREISDIALTRYGCYLVAQNGDASKTEIAFAQTYFAVQTRKQEIIEKRLLDVARVTAREKLSKTEKKLSGIIYERGVDEKSFSLIRSKGDQALFGGFSTNDMKKRIGVPQNRPLADFLPTLTIKAKDFATELTSHNVVEKDLNGDVQISNEHIENNLAVRKMLGERGVKPENLPALEDVKKVQRQLESDEKKILKETKKKKK
- a CDS encoding GLPGLI family protein, which translates into the protein MKKLFSIFLMGLFAFANAQESKETANRFFYELTFKPKKDSAKIDKVITILDITDKNRSIYQDYTIIAQDSILKVEIEAMQKAGMMKDLSKSIKKPKISARIYKLYPSMKIEYVDKIANGFTPANIGYDENLKFNWKIQNEKQKIGEYNTQKATTDFGGKQWTAWFSSDLPFQDGPYKFYGLPGLIVKIEDAGKNYSWVLQGNKKIKDYTEYSYLENLMQAKGGKVNILSREKFEKTFNDFKKDPFASVRPMMTQEMMSKSIPGMDGTLGDMMKKQEKQYKDFYNTNDNPIEPDYEKLSVGNLEKVRREKD